Proteins from a single region of Solanum stenotomum isolate F172 unplaced genomic scaffold, ASM1918654v1 scaffold1989, whole genome shotgun sequence:
- the LOC125850873 gene encoding pathogenesis-related leaf protein 4, giving the protein MGLFNISLLLTCLMVLAIFHSCDAQNSPQDYLAVHNDARAQVGVGPMSWDAGLASRAQNYANSRTGDCNLIHSGAGENLAKGSGDFTGRAAVQLWVGEKPNYNYGTNQCASGQVCGHYTQVVWRNSVRLGCGRARCNNGWWFISCNYDPVGNYVGQRPY; this is encoded by the coding sequence ATGGGGTTGTTTAACATCTCATTGTTACTCACTTGTCTCATGGTATTAGCCATATTTCACTCTTGTGATGCCCAAAATTCACCCCAAGACTATCTTGCGGTTCACAATGATGCCCGTGCCCAAGTCGGGGTCGGCCCAATGTCTTGGGATGCCGGTTTGGCATCCCGAGCACAAAATTATGCCAATTCAAGAACTGGTGATTGTAACTTGATTCATTCCGGTGCAGGGGAGAACCTTGCCAAGGGAAGTGGTGATTTCACGGGGAGGGCAGCTGTGCAATTGTGGGTGGGGGAGAAGCCAAACTACAACTATGGTACCAACCAATGTGCAAGCGGACAAGTGTGCGGACATTATACTCAAGTAGTCTGGCGTAACTCAGTCCGACTAGGTTGTGGTCGGGCTCGTTGCAACAATGGGTGGTGGTTCATTTCTTGTAACTATGATCCTGTTGGGAACTACGTCGGACAACGTCCATACTAA